Proteins encoded together in one Gemmatimonadota bacterium DH-78 window:
- a CDS encoding Nif3-like dinuclear metal center hexameric protein — protein MESVLHFCDELLGVEGHPDYPPALNGLQVEGAPDRPVRRVAAAVDASETVLSRAAAAEVDLLVVHHGLFWGGLRPVTGRHYRKLSHLIRSGTALYSAHLPLDAHPDIGNSALLARALGLEVAGPFGEYKGVSIGWRGRTPEAWTADALVARAGAAVGGPARVMGEGPTDIRTVAVVTGSGASFLSDAAAAGIDALVTGEAAHHNFMDACELGVHLVLAGHYATETFGVRALADRIAEHFGVESLFIDDPSGL, from the coding sequence TTGGAATCCGTCCTCCATTTCTGTGACGAGCTCCTCGGGGTGGAGGGGCACCCGGACTATCCTCCTGCCCTGAACGGACTTCAGGTGGAGGGCGCTCCCGACCGCCCGGTGCGCCGGGTCGCCGCCGCCGTCGATGCGAGCGAGACGGTGCTCTCCCGAGCCGCCGCCGCCGAGGTCGACCTGCTCGTGGTGCACCACGGATTGTTCTGGGGCGGCCTGCGACCCGTAACGGGCCGCCACTACCGCAAACTGAGTCACCTGATCCGATCGGGTACCGCCCTCTACTCCGCGCACCTCCCCCTCGACGCGCACCCGGACATCGGCAACTCCGCCCTGTTGGCCCGCGCGCTCGGGCTCGAGGTGGCCGGGCCCTTCGGGGAGTACAAGGGCGTCTCGATCGGATGGCGAGGCCGAACGCCCGAAGCGTGGACCGCCGACGCGTTGGTCGCCCGTGCCGGCGCGGCCGTGGGCGGACCCGCCCGGGTGATGGGCGAGGGGCCGACCGACATCCGCACGGTGGCCGTCGTCACCGGCAGCGGGGCGTCCTTCCTGTCCGACGCCGCGGCGGCGGGCATCGACGCACTCGTCACCGGCGAGGCCGCCCACCACAACTTCATGGACGCCTGCGAGCTCGGCGTCCACCTGGTGCTGGCCGGTCACTACGCCACGGAAACCTTCGGCGTGCGGGCGCTCGCCGACCGGATCGCCGAGCACTTCGGGGTGGAGTCCCTCTTCATCGACGACCCGTCGGGACTCTGA
- a CDS encoding M23 family metallopeptidase codes for MAEEDGTVIYVPGNGAETRTWVIPARRMPWIRRGLKGGAVLLVLFVMSWAYFAMRSLHIDRLETRIRELEEDAEQVEVLRATLEQLESRYAQIRALFGSGVDGIASEVWLPPPAGGASRSDDDQDSTEPTAWPLTQRGFVTRTLLEGEAPDRHPGLDIAVPADSYIRAAGAGVVQEVGDDPVYGRYLVIDHGNGYRTRYAHANLLLMTEGTAVRRREIIALSGSTGRSSAPHLHFEVHLDGQPVDPLTLVQPPA; via the coding sequence GTGGCCGAGGAAGACGGCACCGTCATCTACGTCCCGGGAAACGGGGCCGAGACCCGCACCTGGGTGATCCCGGCGCGACGCATGCCCTGGATACGCCGAGGGCTGAAGGGGGGCGCCGTACTCCTCGTCCTGTTCGTCATGTCGTGGGCGTACTTCGCGATGCGCTCGCTGCACATCGACCGTCTCGAGACCCGCATCCGGGAGCTCGAGGAGGACGCGGAGCAGGTGGAGGTGCTCCGCGCCACGCTGGAGCAGCTCGAGTCGCGATACGCCCAGATCCGGGCGCTGTTCGGTTCCGGAGTGGACGGAATCGCCTCCGAGGTCTGGCTGCCACCCCCCGCCGGCGGCGCGAGCCGGAGCGACGATGACCAGGACAGCACCGAGCCCACCGCGTGGCCCCTCACGCAACGCGGGTTCGTGACCCGCACCCTGCTGGAGGGCGAGGCGCCGGATCGTCACCCCGGTCTCGACATCGCCGTGCCCGCCGACTCCTACATCCGTGCCGCGGGTGCGGGGGTGGTCCAGGAGGTGGGCGACGACCCGGTGTACGGGCGCTACCTCGTGATCGACCACGGAAACGGGTACCGTACCCGGTATGCACACGCGAACCTTCTGCTGATGACGGAGGGAACCGCCGTCCGCCGCAGAGAGATCATCGCGCTGTCGGGAAGCACCGGGCGCTCCTCGGCACCACACTTGCACTTCGAGGTGCACCTCGACGGGCAGCCCGTCGACCCTCTCACTCTCGTTCAACCCCCCGCATGA
- a CDS encoding polymer-forming cytoskeletal protein, whose protein sequence is MARDRSSPPMQDAVISIIGPGMTVVGDCETDGTLRIEGRVEGTIRAGKAVVVGKEGEVEGKIFTQDAVLGGRVVGAVHAASRLEVQATARIDAEVRARRMQLEEGAEVNGSLTMGEKAVADVRAGEKPGPRKVDDSTPGAKKAG, encoded by the coding sequence ATGGCCCGCGACCGTTCGTCTCCTCCCATGCAGGATGCCGTCATCTCGATCATCGGTCCGGGTATGACCGTGGTGGGAGACTGCGAAACCGACGGAACCCTCCGGATCGAAGGTCGGGTGGAGGGAACCATCCGGGCCGGAAAGGCCGTGGTGGTCGGAAAAGAAGGTGAGGTGGAGGGAAAAATCTTCACCCAGGACGCCGTGCTGGGCGGGCGGGTCGTGGGCGCGGTGCACGCCGCCTCGCGCCTCGAGGTCCAGGCGACCGCCCGGATCGATGCGGAAGTGCGGGCCCGACGGATGCAGCTCGAGGAAGGGGCCGAGGTCAACGGCAGTCTCACCATGGGCGAGAAGGCGGTGGCCGACGTGCGGGCGGGAGAGAAGCCCGGCCCCCGCAAGGTCGACGACTCGACGCCCGGGGCGAAGAAGGCCGGCTGA
- a CDS encoding AAA family ATPase yields the protein MSRVIAIANQKGGVGKTTTAINLGAALAVAEKRTLIIDIDPQGNATSGLGLEGRASRPTVYDVLVERRPVAECVAKGMHFDHLNLLPSTRDLVGAEIELVGEGERESILRRALEKVRDEYDFVLVDCPPSLGLLTLNTLTAADSVLIPIQCEFYALEGLSQLLNTVRLVQRGLNPSLEIEGVLLTMYDKRLNLSRQVAEEAVQYFGRKVYRTQIPRNVRLAEAPSFGSPIVVYDALSAGAQSYLALAREVIQAQGHRSPAVEV from the coding sequence ATGTCTCGCGTTATCGCCATTGCTAACCAGAAGGGCGGAGTCGGCAAGACGACGACGGCCATCAATCTGGGTGCGGCCCTCGCCGTTGCAGAGAAGCGCACGCTGATCATCGATATCGATCCGCAGGGGAACGCCACCTCCGGATTGGGACTCGAGGGCCGCGCGTCGCGCCCCACCGTCTACGATGTGCTGGTGGAACGCCGCCCTGTGGCGGAATGCGTGGCGAAGGGCATGCACTTCGATCATCTGAACCTTCTTCCCTCCACTCGTGATCTCGTGGGGGCCGAGATCGAGCTGGTGGGCGAGGGAGAACGGGAGTCGATTCTCCGGCGAGCGCTCGAGAAGGTGCGAGACGAGTACGACTTCGTCCTCGTGGACTGTCCGCCGTCGCTGGGCTTGCTGACCCTCAACACGTTGACGGCCGCCGATTCCGTGTTGATTCCGATTCAGTGCGAATTCTATGCACTGGAAGGACTTAGCCAGCTGCTCAACACGGTGCGGCTGGTGCAGAGGGGTTTGAATCCATCGCTGGAGATCGAGGGCGTTCTGCTCACGATGTACGACAAGCGCCTGAACCTCTCCCGCCAGGTGGCTGAAGAGGCGGTGCAGTACTTCGGCCGCAAGGTGTACCGCACTCAGATCCCCAGGAATGTTCGCCTCGCGGAGGCCCCGAGCTTCGGCAGCCCGATCGTGGTGTACGACGCCCTGTCGGCCGGTGCCCAGAGCTATCTCGCCCTGGCTCGCGAAGTCATTCAGGCACAGGGACATCGCTCACCGGCAGTGGAGGTCTGA
- a CDS encoding ParB/RepB/Spo0J family partition protein: MKKDRLGRGLGALLGDYMEPPSQETEVQRLPVGSIVPNPLQPRQEFSETELSELVDSIRENGLLQPLLVRPDPGRPERYQLVAGERRFRSIQRLDWTDVPVVVREMSDEALLVLALVENLQREQLGPLEEADGYQALIDRFEMTQEEVARAVGKDRSTVANMLRLLRLPPSIRKMLQANQLSMGHARALLSVDDAVRAADLAREAVARGWSVREVERQAKAVRAARSSRRSAPAGHRSSDPLVRALEEALRERLATRVSIRGGGSKGKGVIEVPFHDAEDFERVFALIAGAEASEVLG, encoded by the coding sequence ATGAAGAAGGATCGTCTCGGGCGCGGTCTGGGTGCTCTGCTCGGCGACTACATGGAGCCGCCTTCCCAGGAGACGGAGGTACAGCGGCTCCCCGTTGGGTCGATCGTGCCGAACCCACTCCAGCCGCGGCAGGAGTTCTCCGAAACGGAGCTCTCCGAGCTGGTCGACTCGATCCGAGAGAACGGCCTGCTTCAGCCTCTTCTGGTGCGCCCCGACCCGGGACGGCCGGAGCGGTACCAGCTGGTGGCCGGGGAGCGCCGATTCCGATCGATCCAGCGCCTCGACTGGACGGATGTGCCGGTCGTCGTGCGAGAGATGTCGGACGAGGCCCTGCTGGTGCTCGCGCTCGTGGAGAACCTCCAGCGAGAGCAGCTCGGCCCGCTCGAGGAGGCCGACGGGTATCAGGCCCTCATCGATCGCTTCGAGATGACTCAGGAAGAGGTCGCTCGTGCGGTGGGTAAGGATCGGAGCACGGTTGCGAACATGCTGCGGCTGCTCCGCTTGCCACCGTCTATCCGTAAAATGTTGCAGGCCAATCAGTTAAGTATGGGCCACGCGCGGGCTTTACTCTCGGTCGACGATGCTGTTCGGGCTGCCGATCTGGCTCGTGAGGCGGTCGCGCGCGGCTGGTCGGTTCGCGAGGTGGAGCGCCAGGCGAAGGCCGTCCGGGCGGCGCGCTCGTCCCGGCGTTCCGCTCCAGCCGGCCACCGCTCGTCGGATCCCCTGGTGCGGGCGCTCGAAGAGGCGCTCCGGGAGCGACTGGCCACCCGCGTATCGATCCGCGGCGGGGGCTCGAAGGGCAAGGGAGTGATCGAGGTGCCCTTTCACGACGCCGAGGACTTCGAACGCGTCTTCGCGCTCATCGCCGGGGCCGAGGCCTCCGAGGTGTTGGGCTGA